In Pseudomonas sp. P5_109, the genomic window CATTTCACACTGAGCTGGTCAAGGGCGTCGCCACCTATGCGCTGGAGCTGTTCAACGCAGCGCCGGACCTGGACACCGTGTATGTACCGATTGGCTGTGGATCGGGCATTTGCGGGGTGATCGCCGCCCGCGATGCGCTGGGCCTGAAAACCCGGGTGGTGGGCGTGGTTTCCACAGAGGCGGCGGCCGCACAGCTATCGTTTGACTCCGGGGCCCTGTGCGAAACCGCCTCGGCAACCACCTTTGCCGACGGTCTGGCCGTACGCAAGCCGGTGCCTGAAGCCTTTGCCGTCTACGCGCAAGGTGCGGCGCGGATTGTCGCGGTCAGTGATGCGCAGATTGCCGAAGCCATGCGCGTGTATTACACCGACACCCACAACCTGGCTGAAGGGGCCGGTGCGGCGGCGCTGGCGGCGCTCATTGCGGAGCGTGAAGCAATGTCGGGGAGGAGGGTGGGTGTGATCCTGTCCGGCGCCAACGTCGACAGATCGGTGTATGCGCGGGTGATTTCGTGAAGGGGGCTATGGCCGTGGTCGCATAAATTTGAAATGCACGGCGTTGCCCGACACAATCGCGCCCCGATCCGGCCAAAGGCGCCGGACGCTCGTGGTGAAAAGGGGCCGCAGTTGAACGAACAGACATTGTCCATGCGCCTGGAACGCGTGGCGGCACATGTGCCCGCCGGCGCGCGCCTGGCTGATATCGGCTCGGATCACGGCTACCTGCCGGTGGCGTTGCTGCGCCGTGGCGCCATCGCGGCGGCGGTGGCCGGCGAGGTAGCGTTGACGCCGTTCCACGCGGCCAACCGCACCGTGCGCGAGAACGGCCTGGAGCCGCAGATCACCGTGCGCCTGGCCAATGGCCTGGCGGCCATCGAGCCGGGCGACGGGATCACGGCAGTCAGCATCTGCGGCATGGGCGGCGAAACCATCCGCGACATCCTCGACAGTGGCAAGGCCTACCTGAGCGGCCAGGAGCGCTTGATCCTGCAACCCAACGGCGGCGAGCAGCCACTGCGCCAATGGCTGATGGAAAATGGCTATCGCATCCTCTGCGAGGACGTGCTGCGGGAAAATCGATTCGACTACGAAATCATCGTCGCCGAGCGCGCCGGTCCGGTGACCTACACCGCCCAGGAGCTGTACTTCGGCCCGTTGCAGATGCAGGCCCGCAGTCCGGCGTTCCTGCTCAAGTGGCAGCGCAAGCTGCGCCAGAAGCAGAAGACCCTGAGCCACTTTGCCCGGGCGCAGCAGGCCGTGCCCGAGGAAAAGGTGCAGGACCTCGCGCGTGAGGTGCAGTGGATCAACCAGTTGTTGGCTTGAGGAAGAGTAGGGCACTGCTCCTCAAGACCCTCGATTCAGGATGGGCGTGGCAGAGTCCAGCGTGACACATCAAAGTGATGGATCGGGCGCATCACTCTTCTTCCCGGAGTGCGTTGATCCGCCCTGACTTTTCTGCCGCCAGCAGTGCGGCATGGTCTTTCGCATTTTGATTGGCATAGGCGATGGAAAATTTGCCGATGGCCTGGTCGAAGGAGTCCAGTTTACCCAGGTAGCCACTGATGAGCGCGGCATCCCCGGATTTGGCATGGGCACGGGCCAGGGTATGCCCGCACCACTCGGCGTATATCTTCATCCGAGCGGCGGAAATGCCTTCGATGGGGGCTGACATTTTCATGTCGCGCAATTGGCGTACGAAGAAGTGCCGGCCATTCTGTCCGCGTGTCCAGCCCAGGAAAATGTCGCTGGAAGACTGCATCAGCCGCTGCCCGGTGACCACACGCTGCCCCTGGTTCTCGTATTCGCTGTTGCCTGCATAAGGTGCCAATACCGAGGGGCAGGCTTCCTTGAATTGCAGGAGCAAGGGGTGGTTTTCCGCAGAAAAAAACAGGCCGACAAAACAGTAGGTGCCCACGCTCCCGATGCCGACCGCTTTGACCGCAACGTCTTCGAGGCGGTACCGATCGAAGAGCACGCGTCGTTCATGGGACAGCGACAAACGATAATCCTGCAATGCGACACGAACTCGTTGCTTGAAGCCTTTTTCATACACATGAAAAAGCACGGGTGGTTGATCGATCAGGCGCCGTCTCCCGCCGACTTCGCTGCTGATCTTGGGGTAGAGGTAATCCCCCAGAC contains:
- a CDS encoding threonine dehydratase, which encodes MHRLTRDDIEQAARHVYQVMPATAQYPWPLLAQRLGCTVWVKHENHTPTGAFKVRGGITFMHWLKREHPGAKGIVSATRGNHGQSLALAAGALGLRALIVVPEGNSLEKNNAMRGFGAEVVEYGRDFDDAREEAARLALVHDLFLVPPFHTELVKGVATYALELFNAAPDLDTVYVPIGCGSGICGVIAARDALGLKTRVVGVVSTEAAAAQLSFDSGALCETASATTFADGLAVRKPVPEAFAVYAQGAARIVAVSDAQIAEAMRVYYTDTHNLAEGAGAAALAALIAEREAMSGRRVGVILSGANVDRSVYARVIS
- a CDS encoding tRNA (adenine(22)-N(1))-methyltransferase, translating into MNEQTLSMRLERVAAHVPAGARLADIGSDHGYLPVALLRRGAIAAAVAGEVALTPFHAANRTVRENGLEPQITVRLANGLAAIEPGDGITAVSICGMGGETIRDILDSGKAYLSGQERLILQPNGGEQPLRQWLMENGYRILCEDVLRENRFDYEIIVAERAGPVTYTAQELYFGPLQMQARSPAFLLKWQRKLRQKQKTLSHFARAQQAVPEEKVQDLAREVQWINQLLA
- a CDS encoding DUF2252 domain-containing protein codes for the protein MPPRKSKSVDDDTGDESVFLSRKERLFAGEQLRERLPHAAHCEWKPPGKHRDPIELLEESNRYRLSNLVPLRYGRMLRSPFTFLRGSAGLMAHDLATTPTTGIEVQACGDCHLMNFGLFATPERNLIFDINDFDETLPAPWEWDVKRLAISFVVAARDNRLSDKEARGIAVKCVCAYREGLRKFSKMVPLDVWYDRLDAQAIIDMAPNAQIRKIREQLVAKARMRLGDYLYPKISSEVGGRRRLIDQPPVLFHVYEKGFKQRVRVALQDYRLSLSHERRVLFDRYRLEDVAVKAVGIGSVGTYCFVGLFFSAENHPLLLQFKEACPSVLAPYAGNSEYENQGQRVVTGQRLMQSSSDIFLGWTRGQNGRHFFVRQLRDMKMSAPIEGISAARMKIYAEWCGHTLARAHAKSGDAALISGYLGKLDSFDQAIGKFSIAYANQNAKDHAALLAAEKSGRINALREEE